AGGATTATGGTAGTAAATCATGTGCAAAAATACTCCCAGTGAAGGTGTTCCACAAGGACAGTCCACACAAGGTTGTGCAAATATACGCCATTATTGATGACCAAAGTAATCTGTCTCTCACCTCACCTGACTTCTTCAATCTATTCAACGTATGAGAAAAGCCAGAAAATTACACACTGTCGATATGCTCTGGCAGAGTAGTTATTTCAGGCAGAAGATGGAGAATCTTCGTCATAGAATCAACACAAGGTGACACGAGATTAGATCTTCCAACCTTAATAGAACGTGATCACATTCCCAACAATCGGGATGAAATTCCTACACTGGAAGTCGCAATGCATTATCCTCACTTGACTGATATCAGAGACACCATTCCACCTATCAATGCTAACTGTCACGTTTTACTGTTAATTTGAAGTGATTGACCAGCGCTTTGGTCCGCAAAGAGCTCCATATGCTGCGCAGCTAAAACTTGAATAGGTGATTATAGGAGAAACTTGTATCAACAAGCAACACATTGTAATTGAACTTAATATCAAATTAACCAACATTTTACCAAGTGGACAGCCATCAACATTTGAACCATGTATCAACaagtttgatataaaaaaaaaaacttctcagatCCCATAAAAAAAGGACATGCATTCATCTCTATTTGAGAAAACAAATAATTATGACAAGCCAGCGAAGTCTTATGAGGACAATATGTTCCTTAAGCAAATGGACAAAGTATTTGTGAGAGACGCCAGTAGAAGTTGGGTAGCACCATGACTGTTCCATGTACCACGCCAGCCTCTGCCAAACAACAGACAGCAAGCTCTTCATTGTGCCGTGCTACTAGATGCCAGTCTACGAGGAAACCCAGTAAAACTGGAGCACTTTCTCACATTCATGAGTAAGATTTTCGACAATAACCATGCAGAGCTTGCTCCACCACTCAAAGATCACGAAGAGTGCTCGTACTTACCATTATTTGGTGTCTACCATCCTAAAAAACTTGACAGTATCTTGTTGACAGGCCCAAACCTAACCGACAATCTTTTAGGATTGCTTATACGTTTCCGCAAAGAAATGGTGGCAGTAACTGCTGATATCCAGCAAATGTATTACTGTTTCCTGGTAAGAGAAGACCACCACAACTATCTGCAATTCCTATGGCATAAATATAATGATATTGACGATGACCTTGTAAAATACCGCATGAAAATTCATGTGTTCGGAAATAGTCCGTCACCAGCCGTTGCCACGCTCGAATTCAGGAAAACTGTTCAGGCATCACGAAAAGATTTCAGCAACCGGGTAACAAAATTTGTTCAAGAAACTTCTATGTAGACGATGGCTTTACATCATGCACTACAAAAGAGGAAGTTATCAATCTCATAAAAGACACTAGCCACATTTGGGAACCTAAGGCTACACAAAATCGCTTCAAATTCTGAGGAAGTCATGAAAGCCTTTCCAGCCAATGATCTGGCTTCAAACCTGAAGGACTTAGACCCAGAGGCTGACAGTAAGCCTTTACAATGTTGTCTAGGATTAAGCTGGGATGTAAATACGGACGAGTTCTTGTTTCAGTTGTCATCTGAAAATAAACCTGTAACATGGAGAGTAATATTTTCAACAGTTAACAGCATTTATGATCCGCTCGGATTCCTAGCTCCACTCATAATATATGGTAAACTTTTACTCAGAAAGCTAGTTTCAGAGACTGTTGATTGTGACCAACCCCTCTCAGACGAGACAGCCACCGAGTGGATATCTTGGAGAAACACCCTGCTGGAACTTGAAGAGCTACGCATATCGCGCACTTATGTGCCTTACCTCAGTGAAACTGTCTCCAAGGAGCTTCATGTCTTCTCTGATACATCCGAAAAAGCCATAGCAGCTGTTGCATACCTTTATACAACAGACATCAGTGGTACACCCAGTTTGGGTTTTGTTCTCGGGAAAGCAAAGGTTGCATCGACCGGTGTCCATACCATTCCATGTCTAGAATTATGTACAGCTATGTTAGCTATAAAAATTGCACAGTGCATTACAGATAACCTAGATATAAACATAGAAACAGTTAAGTACCACACAGACAGTAAAGTTGTCCTAGGCTATATCAACAATGAAACCAGGAGATTCTACACCTACGTAGCAAACAGAGTGGAGCGCATCAGAAGATTCTCTGATTCCAGCCAGTGGAACTATATGCCAACGCACCATAACCCGTCTGATTCAGCAACTAAATCTTCTGAAGCTCATGAAATTCACAATAGCGAATGGTTATTTGGACCAAAGCATCTTACTTTGCAATAGGAGGAAACTTCTGAGACTAAGTTTTAGCTTCTCGATCCAGACAGTGATAAGGAAGTTCGCATAAAAGTGGACATAAGGAAGACATGTGCTACACTTGCGCACAATATAGGAATAGACAGATTCCTAAATATCTTTACTTAGGCTTCACTTGTACGAGGAGTTGCCTTTTTAAAACAGTTCTGCCGTTCACAGGGTCATTAGGGCACAGTCTTTAACTTCAGTGGATGCTCATATCAATGCTGAAAAATTCATCATAAGGTCAGTACAATCGGAAGTTCACCGAGTAGAAATTGACAGTCTTCAGCAAAATGAACCAGTACCAAAGTGGAGACAGATAGCCATCCTCAATCCATTCTTGGACGAACAAGGGATACTAAGAGTAGGAGGCTGAATAATCAATTCTGACTTGAGTTTGAAAGAAAAGAAACCCATAATTGTACCAGGATGTCATCATATAGTAACGCTATTAGTCAGACACTGTCATGGTAAAGTCAGACATCAGGGTAGACACTTCACTAATTGAGCAGTTAGATCTGCTGTATTCTGGATGGTTGGAGTGAAACGCTTGATTTCATTATTCATTCACAAGTGTGTGACATGTCACAATCTAAGAGGAAAGAAGGAGTGTCAAATCATGTCTGATTTACCAGAGGATTGTCTTGAACTGTAACCTCCATTTACTAATGTAGGAGTAGATGCCTTCGGACCATGGACAATTGTTTCACGTAGAACTTGTGGTGGATATGCTAACTTCAAGTGTTCGGCTATACTTTTCTCTTGCCTAGTAATTAGAGCTGTTCATATTGAGCTTATTGAAAAAATGAGCTCCTCGGCTTTTATTAACGCTGTCAGACGGTTTATATCTCTAAGAGGTCAAGTGAAAATATTCCGGTCCGACCATGGAACTAATTTTATTGGTGCAGTCGACAAGCTGAGAATAGACTCTATTAATGTCGAGGATGAACCTTTCAGGAACTTCTTGTACAATTCTAGTACTACTTGGAACATTAATCCACCCTATTCCTCTCACATGGGAGGAACATGGGAAAGGATGGATGGCATCAGCAGGAGGATACTAGACTCCATGTTGTTAAACAATACTGGAAAAAGCCTAACATATGACGTACTAAGCACGTTCAGGACAGAATTGTCGCCTATAATAGACTCCAGGCCTCTAGTACCCGCGTCAACAGATGTCTTCACATCGCATCAATTAGGAGATTTCAATGAAAGAGACTTAGGCCTTGCATAGTGGAAACGCGTGCAAGCCCGTGCGACGacgtttgagcgcaagacaaataagcgccggcaaatgagcgccgacgtatgagcgcaagacacttaagcgcagtaacatttgagcgctgacagttaagcgccaaaatctctctctctctctctctctctctctctctctctctctctctctctctctctccaatgttaaatataattacagtcgtttggttattaacattaaaacttggaattatcccttttaggaaatataaacaaaacttttaggaatgtaaacaaaactttcttaaagggatattgcttgaatatatttatttcttgaaacccacggtatggagaagctaacatctaccaaaggaaaagtaaatttattacaCCAAGGCTATGTTTACAGACTCGACAGAGTGCTGAAGAGTGGGAAAGAATCTTGGCGCTGTGTAATAGGAACGTGCAAAGGAAGAATATACGTTTGTGGAGATGAATGCACATCTGCCAGTGATCACAACCATGTGCCGGATCCTGCAAAGTCAGCTGCTAGCTTATCTATAATGAGGCTTCGTGAAAGGGCCGCAACATCAAATGATCCACCAAGACGAATCATTCAAGAGACCCAGCTTAATTTGCAACCTGAAGCAGTTGCTcttcttccaaaatataataaccATGCAACAAATATGGAGAGAAAGGGTTGAATTTATGGCGCTCGAATGTCGGCGCTCATATGTTATTGCGCTCAACTGTCTTGCGCTAAATTGTCGGCGCTTATTTGACGGCGCTCATTAGTCTTGCGCTCAAATGTCGGCCAACCGTGCAAGCCTTTGCCAGAATCTTCAGGTCTCGTTTGAGAAAGGAGTATTTACCGCTATTACAGCAACGACAGAATTGGATCGAGCATCACTGTGATCTCGTCAAAGGAGATGTGGTCCTACTTAAGGACAAAAAAACTTTTTTACCCAATAGCCTATGGGTGAAATAATGAATCCTCTGAAAAGTTTCAATGATCATGTCCAGAAAGCTGAAGTGCGTACCATCGTAAATAGTAAACTGACCATCTGCCACGTCCAATCTTGGATATGATGCTTCTTGTAGAGAACTGTTTATAAATCTGTATTTAGTGACATtgtataaaatctttattatttggTATAGTGATATCCAGTAGATATCAAGTGGGGAGTGTACTGAACTATGTTTCTTTAATCAAATATAATGGCTTTCAGACATACAGAAAGTTTGTTTTACAGAACAATACTAGTGACTTTTTGTTAGATCAATGGACTAGGAAGTATATTATATGTTACAAATGTGATTTATTACTTCTGCATTTATAGGCATGGTTAATTTTGACAATCAAATATTTTCTATACATGGTCGAGACTTGCAACTGCTCTTTTCTGTAGAAACCTACTGTTTATTTCGGTAATTTTTTTGTAACTTAGTAAATGGAGTTAATTGATAGTTTGAGTATTTTGTAAACATTGTTTAGAACCAGTGTTGATTTTCTCTTTAAATTACTTATTTATGTTAATGCTTGTTGAGTGGTTCTTTCACAGACTGTTTACGCTTGTAATTATTTTGTGACAGGTTTCAGTTTCTGGAGGATCAAGGTTTCTGATCTTTGTCAGAAAAAAGAAAGTCTTCAAAATGTTAAACACACTTCTTTGGACATTAGTATAGTGTAACTTACATACAGGAATACTGCCTTACAAAATATCTACAGGACAACTTGTTTGCCGACACAATTTGTGGCTAAACAGAGCGTATGTAACTATAACATTTTGATTTGTGTTTCCTTGCGAAATTATATAACTATCCattgatctattttaatatttgtgAAATTCTACTGTTTCATGTACAACTTATTAATACTTTGGAAACTTCACTTCTAAGGCcttgtttggacattttcaaaacttTACCAGATTTAGAATTAAACATCAGCtctcatatttttttattcttattttatatatatattttatatatatattatatatatatatatatatatatatatatatatatatatatatatatatatatagatagatagatatagatatatatatgcacatatatacacacacacacatatatatatatatatatatatatatatatatatatatatatatatatatatatatatatatatatatatatatatatatatatatatatatatatatatatattcatatatatatatatatatatatatatatatatatatatatatatatatatatatatatatatatatatatatatatatatatatatatatatatatatatatatatatatatatatatatatatatatatatatatatatatatatatatatatatatatatatatgtaataattatatattacatgtttaaaacacatgacctaataggtcactgtggaagtagaagcgagtgtgagaagtgctgtagtcatatcatagcaggatgcgaataccaaacctcagcaatgtaacatttttcatgaagagtaagcaCTAACCCtctccgtgagaaaggttgcctgtgagaacggaactgagtatcttccggtattaatgtggtatttatataaatcattaagtgctgaaataactttaacatgcatatggatatatgtatcagttttactcgacgatgtcatacggaatggtcatccgaccaaaccagctatactcctgtgattgagatgttaacactgttgttcttaaagaataaaccattttaaagttaacttacttcgactttacttgaagatgtaacataccaactctaataattaacacattttagataacatttgaagagaacccaaatgtgtgttaacaacagtagcacactaataaatggtggcagcggtaaaactctaagaaccagagaaagatcttcaagaaccagcgaataaaacactaagaaccagagaaagatcttcaagaaccagcgaataaaactctaaaaaccagagaaagatcttcaagaaatcaacagtaatgaatctacaattttgactaagtatcatagtccaccgaagaaatgaaacatttcataccaacaaatgaatgttatacaaactgatgaactggatcttcaatcaacatcctaagaaaaccaaggactgacatttaacgtttacaaaacattgaagaaacatatccaggaagcactacattaaacggaaatcggaccgaaaacattcacccaaacatcaagagagagagagtaaatcggaccgaaaacattcaaccaaacatcaagagagcgagaggaaatgacgacatcacacaacgccatataaaccgaagctaagtacaattttcttatttattttagtattgagcagtgaggtgtagttaccacgagtcgatagtccattattactggggtgagttgtttcctaatcttcaatttcctttcattaaaggaaactgtgttcaactccgaattctcatctagaatttttttttctctctctctctgtgctaattccgttttctttcagaaattctcgggaaatatctttgtataccgttttctttcagaagttctcgggaaatatctttgtattagtatcatttttggggggaattttgttataatctttatcatttagtgcctATGCGTTTACGcaatggacgtctgtattcatatagatattttgataggattgcaaggggtcgtagagataggaaaagaaataccgtaaacatgacgccccctgtgagcccagcccctggaccaagtaacccaacagcaggacaggataatccccttcctattgtgacacttgtaaatgctcgctccgcaatccttccttttcagggtcgggttaatgggttcttgcctcagaatgtggagtcatggatttcatccgtcgatgcccatttaaatgccaaacaaatcgtagacccttttgtacaattacaagaagctaaaagttttatagatttttctgaaggagatgcgagtgcgtatttaaggggtgtttcctttcaagaagcagttacctgggatgatttcaaagttaggctacgtgcggtctatgggggtgaagaagccttggatgtagttttaacattaagaaatacacttaatcaagccactatgactcggattaatgttattgagagagcagctctcatagccgataggcttaatgaatatcaagatattttaggtaattccacttgggttactagtgataacatctccgtgaaagattttttatgattaatgtatttaacttgcatgacacttatgttgcctgaagctttagtgcggtgttttgataaaaagttaacgccagcaagtacggaattggatgtatataaacaaataaagaaacacatgtctaagtgtcccgatcttgatcccgtgttaactcaagtttttgtaaaaaagtgaaacaaagccacaacaagtaaatgtaggtaataatagtcaagttgcaggaatgacgtgttataattgcaaacgtcaaggtcacttgattgcggactgcagaacgaaattctgttcgatacataatagttcgactcattcatatagtcagtgttactcgcgtaagacacaacagaatcctagaaatacacagtcaattccacagtcagttccatatggaaataaaaagaaaaatcctcattttaataagaagaaacagccaaacatcaatgtagttcagaatccgaaacaaacaatcagttcttcgaataacgctgagcctgggtcgtcaaaccagacctcgcaaggtcagactaattttcagaatgtgcagagcaaagcaaataccacataattaactccagtggggaagagagtgatgttgggtcaagtagtattgaataatcaatttaatgttttatcagatcattgtgaggcaatagattttcctatgaaacacacggccgaattaagtaaatcagtgcatgctcccgtagatttgcaacaaattcatacaataataagccaaaaggagttacgaccaacattatatgctgtaaatcaggaacacagatcatttacattatttttcaactctggtagtccacgtaatatcatggatttgaggacacatcatttgttgttttcgaactttccaatagaaaaatctggagttagactctcgggtataggaaataatgaattaaatgtaataggcgtaactcatgtttagTTCaatgtcggtaagcgcacgtttgccgatagatttgttgttgtacaaaacattgatatgtatccagctgtaattataggatacccatctatgggcaatcaaaacattatcttagcccctgccaagcacggcgtgtatatcaaaggaaaattctataagtcttctaataccttaaaatcagttttggataaaaaggagacgacaaataaaacagtgacatacgttgaagaaccaataacttgtctcgctaataaagaaatgatatacgcgacccaacagaattctcgttcacccgtaatatcatcttgcacgcaatctatcgagccaaacgtaccttcgaatttaatagtgtaagtaaagaaagcattaccgggatctgaaatattaatcctttccgacactttgaaaactaacggattgtctgtcacacaagctatttatacagtaggctcacatcaacaatgtaatattgaagtctgtaatcatttaaataccactttagtaattcacaaaaatcaacatatcttggatgtagaagtttataaacatcgtattcttaccgttgctgaaatcaatcacgctcaatcagttgcggaggaatcccttttgcaatctattaaaaataaaatcaataaagacattcaagacgaagaaattcagcagaaaatttttggacttttaactgaatatcatgatgttttttccactacggatggatccttaggaaaaacagatgtgatcgaacatcaaataaggttaaaggacaagcagaaaattatctatgtaccctcgtacagactccctatgaaattccagaatgaaataaatgatgaagtagataaaatgctagaagaaggagtcattaggaaatcgaacagcccttataagtttccattaatagttgtaccgaaaaaagatcaaacatggcgtatctgcgtagacttccgtcgtctaaacgaggagacgatccctgatcgattcccagtgccatgtactcacgatattttgtctttgttaggtcagaataaatattttaccagtttggacttacttaaaggttttcaccagatatcattagaagaagatagtatcccatacacagccttcagcacagccaggggatattatgaatttttacggatgccttttggtttacgttgtgctcccataacatttataagaatgattaacatagtgtttggagacttgctaggagatatattgcatgcctatatggacgaccttgtaatcttttccaacaccttagaagaacatctacgtaaattagaactagtactacagagactaagacaacataacttaagagtaaagattagtaagcgtgaatttttcaaaaaaggaattagtctatttgggttttatggtgtcaagccaaggtcttaaagtagtccatgataaggtgtcggctatccgtaactttccgatacctactactgtcaagggaatacagcaatttctgggttgtagtggatattgcaggcgttttatacgcaattattcaataatagccgctcccttaactgatcttacgaagaagggcatagatttcatatggtctgagcagcatcaacaggcgttcaataccttgaaagatgaactgtgtagttctcctatcttaaaatttcctgacttcggtgaggaattcttcattgcaacagatgcctcacacttaggagtaggaggggtattgcttcagcaatgtgaaaaacaatttttcccgatagctttttatt
The window above is part of the Palaemon carinicauda isolate YSFRI2023 chromosome 11, ASM3689809v2, whole genome shotgun sequence genome. Proteins encoded here:
- the LOC137649356 gene encoding uncharacterized protein yields the protein MKAFPANDLASNLKDLDPEADSKPLQCCLGLSWDVNTDEFLFQLSSENKPVTWRVIFSTVNSIYDPLGFLAPLIIYGKLLLRKLVSETVDCDQPLSDETATEWISWRNTLLELEELRISRTYVPYLSETVSKELHVFSDTSEKAIAAVAYLYTTDISGTPSLGFVLGKAKVASTGVHTIPCLELCTAMLAIKIAQCITDNLDINIETVKYHTDSKVVLGYINNETRRFYTYVANRVERIRRFSDSSQWNYMPTHHNPSDSATKSSEAHEIHNSEWLFGPKHLTLQ
- the LOC137649357 gene encoding uncharacterized protein — translated: MSSSAFINAVRRFISLRGQVKIFRSDHGTNFIGAVDKLRIDSINVEDEPFRNFLYNSSTTWNINPPYSSHMGGTWERMDGISRRILDSMLLNNTGKSLTYDVLSTFRTELSPIIDSRPLVPASTDVFTSHQLGDFNERDLGLA